A stretch of the Lactuca sativa cultivar Salinas chromosome 9, Lsat_Salinas_v11, whole genome shotgun sequence genome encodes the following:
- the LOC111878132 gene encoding putative F-box/LRR-repeat protein At3g28410 isoform X1: MNTSHQSPSTKPLVLPIVSPFLLSEMRREVEDVVELMQNIQSRLTVKEAAQTSVLSKSWLHAWSTFPNLRFDVGRGKSMKLVDVERTLVRYHRDNTPIKKFDLKIDIENQESASQAEKWIGHVATKTCLKEISLSLLLWGASFRLPDEILASENLNKIRVSAPRIHPNSVWMTMTNPVIKCVSSLRELHLEGVSISEEALHHILLSCRLLEKIELLHSCEGFKTIKIKNLPRLYELNISFVSLYENSTALEISDVPKLGVFSYYRLDVFQSHFPLVIEPLNSHSISMRKVRRLMLGDVITDNTCLDMIKSGFPFLVSLTLGLTYWKLGTFHFTSSSIKRLVLHSCPHTLIDLQVHAPKLLIFDLSGETLPSLSFPVSSLKQLRVSLGIERLVDASFFLNMREALSLSHKCDLDIQFNSPLDVNIDIDDLRTRLMFPPATNVQELRFQTTEDECMWEQSPFFDAFFEICHPKCVYAKPDDHFNHNNHFCRLMLREVLEKKTTTTGIVYWPHYLKHVQIKQPLDQKWETLTNSHRSFLDGSTPDVYLYFNLNWC, encoded by the exons ATGAATACTAGTCACCAATCACCATCGACGAAACCGCTGGTGCTGCCGATTGTCTCTCCATTTTTGTTATCAG AGATGAGGCGAGAAGTAGAAGATGTTGTGGAGTTGATGCAGAATATACAATCCCGGTTGACAGTAAAAGAAGCGGCCCAAACAAGCGTGTTGTCCAAGTCTTGGCTACACGCCTGGTCTACCTTCCCCAACCTCAGGTTCGATGTTGGAAGAGGAAAGAGCATGAAGTTGGTGGACGTGGAGCGCACTCTGGTAAGGTATCACCGTGACAACACACCAATCAAAAAGTTTGACCTTAAGATCGACATTGAGAATCAGGAGTCAGCTTCACAAGCTGAAAAATGGATCGGGCATGTGGCCACCAAAACTTGTCTCAAAGAGATTTCCCTCTCGCTCTTACTTTGGGGTGCCTCTTTTAGGTTGCCAGATGAGATATTGGCAAGTGAGAATCTAAACAAGATAAGAGTTTCAGCACCGAGGATCCATCCCAATTCTGTTTGGATGACAATGACGAATCCTGTGATCAAGTGTGTGTCATCCCTACGAGAACTGCACTTGGAAGGCGTGAGCATAAGTGAAGAGGCACTTCATCACATATTGTTGTCTTGTCGCTTGCTTGAGAAGATAGAACTTTTACATTCCTGTGAGGGGTTCAAGACCATCAAGATTAAAAACCTTCCTCGTCTTTACGAACTAAACATATCTTTCGTTAGTCTATATGAAAACTCTACTGCTTTGGAAATCAGTGATGTCCCAAAACTTGGTGTGTTTAGCTACTATCGACTTGATGTTTTTCAATCACATTTTCCTCTTGTAATTGAGCCATTAAACTCCCATTCAATATCAATGCGCAAGGTGAGACGATTAATGTTAGGTGATGTGATAACGGACAACACGTGTCTGGACATGATCAAATCGGGATTTCCTTTTCTCGTGAGTTTGACACTTGGGCTGACATATTGGAAGTTGGGGACCTTTCATTTCACATCTTCTTCCATCAAGAGATTGGTGTTGCATTCGTGCCCACACACCCTTATCGACTTACAAGTACATGCTCCAAAATTATTAATTTTCGACTTGAGTGGCGAAACATTGCCTAGTCTCTCGTTTCCAGTCTCGTCTCTCAAGCAACTCAGGGTTTCACTCGGAATTGAACGTCTTGTTGATGCTTCTTTTTTTCTTAATATGAGGGAAGCACTCAGCTTATCACACAAGTGTGACCTTGATATACAGTTTAATTCGCCACTTGACGTCAACATCGATATAGATGATCTAAGAACAAGGCTCATGTTTCCTCCTGCAACGAACGTGCAAGAACTAAGGTTTCAAACGACTGAGGATGAATGCATGTGGGAACAATCCCCATTTTTCGATGCATTCTTTGAGATTTGTCATCCCAAGTGCGTATATGCAAAGCCAGATGATCACTtcaatcacaacaatcacttttGCAGACTCATGCTTAGGGAGGTCTTGGAAAAGAAGACCACCACTACTGGAATCGTGTATTGGCCTCATTACCTAAAACATGTTCAAATAAAACAGCCTCTTGATCAAAAATGGGAGACCCTAACAAATTCCCATAGAAGCTTTCTAGATGGGTCCACTCCTGATGTCTATTTGTACTTCAATCTAAACTGGTGCTAA
- the LOC111878132 gene encoding putative F-box/LRR-repeat protein At3g28410 isoform X2, translating to MYPTEMRREVEDVVELMQNIQSRLTVKEAAQTSVLSKSWLHAWSTFPNLRFDVGRGKSMKLVDVERTLVRYHRDNTPIKKFDLKIDIENQESASQAEKWIGHVATKTCLKEISLSLLLWGASFRLPDEILASENLNKIRVSAPRIHPNSVWMTMTNPVIKCVSSLRELHLEGVSISEEALHHILLSCRLLEKIELLHSCEGFKTIKIKNLPRLYELNISFVSLYENSTALEISDVPKLGVFSYYRLDVFQSHFPLVIEPLNSHSISMRKVRRLMLGDVITDNTCLDMIKSGFPFLVSLTLGLTYWKLGTFHFTSSSIKRLVLHSCPHTLIDLQVHAPKLLIFDLSGETLPSLSFPVSSLKQLRVSLGIERLVDASFFLNMREALSLSHKCDLDIQFNSPLDVNIDIDDLRTRLMFPPATNVQELRFQTTEDECMWEQSPFFDAFFEICHPKCVYAKPDDHFNHNNHFCRLMLREVLEKKTTTTGIVYWPHYLKHVQIKQPLDQKWETLTNSHRSFLDGSTPDVYLYFNLNWC from the exons ATGTATCCTACAG AGATGAGGCGAGAAGTAGAAGATGTTGTGGAGTTGATGCAGAATATACAATCCCGGTTGACAGTAAAAGAAGCGGCCCAAACAAGCGTGTTGTCCAAGTCTTGGCTACACGCCTGGTCTACCTTCCCCAACCTCAGGTTCGATGTTGGAAGAGGAAAGAGCATGAAGTTGGTGGACGTGGAGCGCACTCTGGTAAGGTATCACCGTGACAACACACCAATCAAAAAGTTTGACCTTAAGATCGACATTGAGAATCAGGAGTCAGCTTCACAAGCTGAAAAATGGATCGGGCATGTGGCCACCAAAACTTGTCTCAAAGAGATTTCCCTCTCGCTCTTACTTTGGGGTGCCTCTTTTAGGTTGCCAGATGAGATATTGGCAAGTGAGAATCTAAACAAGATAAGAGTTTCAGCACCGAGGATCCATCCCAATTCTGTTTGGATGACAATGACGAATCCTGTGATCAAGTGTGTGTCATCCCTACGAGAACTGCACTTGGAAGGCGTGAGCATAAGTGAAGAGGCACTTCATCACATATTGTTGTCTTGTCGCTTGCTTGAGAAGATAGAACTTTTACATTCCTGTGAGGGGTTCAAGACCATCAAGATTAAAAACCTTCCTCGTCTTTACGAACTAAACATATCTTTCGTTAGTCTATATGAAAACTCTACTGCTTTGGAAATCAGTGATGTCCCAAAACTTGGTGTGTTTAGCTACTATCGACTTGATGTTTTTCAATCACATTTTCCTCTTGTAATTGAGCCATTAAACTCCCATTCAATATCAATGCGCAAGGTGAGACGATTAATGTTAGGTGATGTGATAACGGACAACACGTGTCTGGACATGATCAAATCGGGATTTCCTTTTCTCGTGAGTTTGACACTTGGGCTGACATATTGGAAGTTGGGGACCTTTCATTTCACATCTTCTTCCATCAAGAGATTGGTGTTGCATTCGTGCCCACACACCCTTATCGACTTACAAGTACATGCTCCAAAATTATTAATTTTCGACTTGAGTGGCGAAACATTGCCTAGTCTCTCGTTTCCAGTCTCGTCTCTCAAGCAACTCAGGGTTTCACTCGGAATTGAACGTCTTGTTGATGCTTCTTTTTTTCTTAATATGAGGGAAGCACTCAGCTTATCACACAAGTGTGACCTTGATATACAGTTTAATTCGCCACTTGACGTCAACATCGATATAGATGATCTAAGAACAAGGCTCATGTTTCCTCCTGCAACGAACGTGCAAGAACTAAGGTTTCAAACGACTGAGGATGAATGCATGTGGGAACAATCCCCATTTTTCGATGCATTCTTTGAGATTTGTCATCCCAAGTGCGTATATGCAAAGCCAGATGATCACTtcaatcacaacaatcacttttGCAGACTCATGCTTAGGGAGGTCTTGGAAAAGAAGACCACCACTACTGGAATCGTGTATTGGCCTCATTACCTAAAACATGTTCAAATAAAACAGCCTCTTGATCAAAAATGGGAGACCCTAACAAATTCCCATAGAAGCTTTCTAGATGGGTCCACTCCTGATGTCTATTTGTACTTCAATCTAAACTGGTGCTAA
- the LOC111878132 gene encoding putative F-box/LRR-repeat protein At3g28410 isoform X3 — MRREVEDVVELMQNIQSRLTVKEAAQTSVLSKSWLHAWSTFPNLRFDVGRGKSMKLVDVERTLVRYHRDNTPIKKFDLKIDIENQESASQAEKWIGHVATKTCLKEISLSLLLWGASFRLPDEILASENLNKIRVSAPRIHPNSVWMTMTNPVIKCVSSLRELHLEGVSISEEALHHILLSCRLLEKIELLHSCEGFKTIKIKNLPRLYELNISFVSLYENSTALEISDVPKLGVFSYYRLDVFQSHFPLVIEPLNSHSISMRKVRRLMLGDVITDNTCLDMIKSGFPFLVSLTLGLTYWKLGTFHFTSSSIKRLVLHSCPHTLIDLQVHAPKLLIFDLSGETLPSLSFPVSSLKQLRVSLGIERLVDASFFLNMREALSLSHKCDLDIQFNSPLDVNIDIDDLRTRLMFPPATNVQELRFQTTEDECMWEQSPFFDAFFEICHPKCVYAKPDDHFNHNNHFCRLMLREVLEKKTTTTGIVYWPHYLKHVQIKQPLDQKWETLTNSHRSFLDGSTPDVYLYFNLNWC; from the coding sequence ATGAGGCGAGAAGTAGAAGATGTTGTGGAGTTGATGCAGAATATACAATCCCGGTTGACAGTAAAAGAAGCGGCCCAAACAAGCGTGTTGTCCAAGTCTTGGCTACACGCCTGGTCTACCTTCCCCAACCTCAGGTTCGATGTTGGAAGAGGAAAGAGCATGAAGTTGGTGGACGTGGAGCGCACTCTGGTAAGGTATCACCGTGACAACACACCAATCAAAAAGTTTGACCTTAAGATCGACATTGAGAATCAGGAGTCAGCTTCACAAGCTGAAAAATGGATCGGGCATGTGGCCACCAAAACTTGTCTCAAAGAGATTTCCCTCTCGCTCTTACTTTGGGGTGCCTCTTTTAGGTTGCCAGATGAGATATTGGCAAGTGAGAATCTAAACAAGATAAGAGTTTCAGCACCGAGGATCCATCCCAATTCTGTTTGGATGACAATGACGAATCCTGTGATCAAGTGTGTGTCATCCCTACGAGAACTGCACTTGGAAGGCGTGAGCATAAGTGAAGAGGCACTTCATCACATATTGTTGTCTTGTCGCTTGCTTGAGAAGATAGAACTTTTACATTCCTGTGAGGGGTTCAAGACCATCAAGATTAAAAACCTTCCTCGTCTTTACGAACTAAACATATCTTTCGTTAGTCTATATGAAAACTCTACTGCTTTGGAAATCAGTGATGTCCCAAAACTTGGTGTGTTTAGCTACTATCGACTTGATGTTTTTCAATCACATTTTCCTCTTGTAATTGAGCCATTAAACTCCCATTCAATATCAATGCGCAAGGTGAGACGATTAATGTTAGGTGATGTGATAACGGACAACACGTGTCTGGACATGATCAAATCGGGATTTCCTTTTCTCGTGAGTTTGACACTTGGGCTGACATATTGGAAGTTGGGGACCTTTCATTTCACATCTTCTTCCATCAAGAGATTGGTGTTGCATTCGTGCCCACACACCCTTATCGACTTACAAGTACATGCTCCAAAATTATTAATTTTCGACTTGAGTGGCGAAACATTGCCTAGTCTCTCGTTTCCAGTCTCGTCTCTCAAGCAACTCAGGGTTTCACTCGGAATTGAACGTCTTGTTGATGCTTCTTTTTTTCTTAATATGAGGGAAGCACTCAGCTTATCACACAAGTGTGACCTTGATATACAGTTTAATTCGCCACTTGACGTCAACATCGATATAGATGATCTAAGAACAAGGCTCATGTTTCCTCCTGCAACGAACGTGCAAGAACTAAGGTTTCAAACGACTGAGGATGAATGCATGTGGGAACAATCCCCATTTTTCGATGCATTCTTTGAGATTTGTCATCCCAAGTGCGTATATGCAAAGCCAGATGATCACTtcaatcacaacaatcacttttGCAGACTCATGCTTAGGGAGGTCTTGGAAAAGAAGACCACCACTACTGGAATCGTGTATTGGCCTCATTACCTAAAACATGTTCAAATAAAACAGCCTCTTGATCAAAAATGGGAGACCCTAACAAATTCCCATAGAAGCTTTCTAGATGGGTCCACTCCTGATGTCTATTTGTACTTCAATCTAAACTGGTGCTAA